A genomic segment from Variovorax paradoxus B4 encodes:
- a CDS encoding LysE family translocator → MTLSTYLLFLPACFAINMAFGPNNLLSVTNGARHGVSPAVIAAGGRLAAFAIMIAIAGLGMGAVLVASELAFDVIKYIGAAYLVWIGIRLLRAPAPAAETQASDAAAPPSMRALVRQEFTVAAGNPKAILVFTAFFPQFVVPGAYATSYLLLGTTFLLLEVVAIALYAMLGARMRRLANGSRAMRWFNKVSGGMMVGFGLLLAFTRRPAA, encoded by the coding sequence ATGACCTTGTCCACCTATCTGCTGTTCCTGCCGGCCTGCTTCGCCATCAACATGGCTTTCGGCCCCAACAACCTGCTGTCGGTCACCAACGGCGCGCGCCACGGCGTTTCGCCGGCGGTCATCGCGGCCGGCGGGCGCCTCGCGGCCTTCGCCATCATGATCGCCATCGCGGGCCTGGGCATGGGCGCGGTGCTGGTCGCGTCGGAGCTGGCCTTCGACGTCATCAAGTACATCGGCGCCGCCTACCTCGTGTGGATCGGCATCCGCCTGCTGCGCGCCCCGGCGCCGGCGGCCGAGACGCAGGCATCGGACGCGGCAGCGCCGCCCTCGATGCGCGCGCTGGTGCGCCAGGAGTTCACCGTGGCGGCGGGCAATCCCAAGGCGATCCTGGTGTTCACGGCCTTCTTTCCGCAGTTCGTGGTGCCGGGGGCCTATGCCACCAGCTACTTGCTGCTGGGCACGACCTTCCTGTTGCTCGAGGTGGTTGCGATCGCGCTCTACGCGATGCTGGGCGCGCGCATGCGCCGGCTCGCCAACGGCAGCCGCGCGATGCGCTGGTTCAACAAGGTGAGCGGCGGCATGATGGTCGGCTTCGGGCTGCTGCTGGCCTTCACGCGCCGCCCCGCCGCCTGA